The following are from one region of the Sandaracinus amylolyticus genome:
- a CDS encoding 3'(2'),5'-bisphosphate nucleotidase CysQ family protein, translated as MLDRELVEAVKLAREAGRILLEIYATDFGVEMKGESDPVTEADRRVNAFLTARLHESFPTDLVVAEESATEGKQSGGRCWFVDPLDGTKEFIAKNGEFSVMIGLAIDGDAQLGVVYQPTTGKLWRGVVGDGAFLEQGDKTYVLRPSEIADPSQMRLVVSRSHRSKSTDALVQRLGITQEAVSGSVGLKVGLIAERKADLYVHLSGKTSAWDACAPEAILRAAGGTFTDLEGRQIQYGTGELKNHRGILACNRKGFEKVLPVVSAIAREAGLIT; from the coding sequence ATGTTGGATCGCGAGCTCGTCGAAGCGGTGAAGCTGGCGCGGGAGGCGGGACGCATCCTCCTCGAGATCTACGCCACCGATTTCGGTGTCGAGATGAAGGGCGAGTCGGACCCGGTCACCGAGGCCGATCGTCGCGTCAACGCGTTCCTCACCGCGCGCCTCCACGAGTCGTTCCCCACCGACCTCGTCGTCGCGGAGGAGAGCGCGACCGAGGGCAAGCAGAGCGGCGGTCGCTGCTGGTTCGTCGATCCGCTCGACGGCACCAAGGAGTTCATCGCGAAGAACGGCGAGTTCAGCGTGATGATCGGTCTCGCGATCGACGGCGACGCGCAGCTCGGCGTCGTGTACCAGCCGACGACCGGCAAGCTCTGGCGCGGCGTCGTCGGCGACGGCGCGTTCCTCGAGCAGGGCGACAAGACGTACGTGCTGCGCCCGAGCGAGATCGCGGATCCCTCGCAGATGCGCCTCGTCGTCTCGCGCTCGCACCGCTCGAAGTCGACCGACGCGCTCGTGCAGCGCCTCGGCATCACGCAGGAAGCGGTGAGCGGCTCGGTCGGGCTCAAGGTCGGTCTGATCGCCGAGCGCAAGGCCGACCTCTACGTGCACCTCTCGGGCAAGACGAGCGCGTGGGACGCGTGCGCGCCCGAGGCGATCCTCCGCGCGGCGGGCGGCACCTTCACCGATCTCGAGGGCCGTCAGATCCAGTACGGCACCGGCGAGCTGAAGAACCATCGCGGCATCCTCGCGTGCAACCGCAAGGGCTTCGAGAAGGTGCTGCCGGTGGTGAGCGCGATCGCGCGCGAGGCCGGGCTCATCACCTGA